TTAAACCAATTGAAATTAACGGAACAAATCTTTCAACTCCAATCAGATTGGAAAATATTCAAAAATTAATTGAAGTTTATAATGTATTCTTTAAATCTGAGTCATTTGAATTTGAAACAAATGATTATTCAAAAGAAGAAGATTTAGCAAGACCAGATATTTTTACAGAGTTAGATTTTAATAAAATTGCATTACCAAATATTTTACAAAGTTTACAAGCTGGTATGAATGAGTACAATAAGCAAATGGAATTTTTACAAAAAACTGAAATGCCTGATGAAGAAAGAAAAGATAAAATCGTTTCACTATCAGTACTTCAATCTAACTTAATTTTATTCTTTGATAATGCGTTAAGAAAATTAAATAATGTTGTTATTGAGCAGCAAAATGAAATAGAACAATTAAAGAATGACAAAAGTAACTTAAAATTGAACTAAAGTTTGAAATTATTATGATTTTATATATAATAATTTAGTAAGTAAAACAGAGGAGTTATTAAAATGAAGGTTTTAATTAAGTCAATAAAACTAAATAGACTAACCAACAAAATAACTCAAATAATGTAAAAATAACCTAAATTTGCCGAAAAGCAAAGAGGTTATTTTTTGTTTTAGAAAGGATTTTATGAAAGAAATAAATTCATTAGTTGTTGTAGGAGCTCAATGAGGAGACGAAGGAAAAGGAAAAATGACTGACTATTTTGCCCAAAAAGCAGATGTAGTTGTTAGATTTGCTGGTGGAGATAACGCTGGACACATAATTAACTTTAATGGTCAAAAACATAAGGTCACAATTATACCTTCAGGAATTTTTAATCCCAATGTCACTAGTGTAATTGGTAATGGATGTGTAGTTAACTTAAAGAATCTAGTTACAGAGTTAAATACTATTAAAGCCAGTGGAGTGGAACTAGGAAAGCTTTTAATTTCTGATCGTGCTCAGTTAATTATGCCTTATCACATTTTAATTGATGGAGCTCAAGAAGAGGCAAGAGGTGCTAGAAAAATTGGAACGACAAAAAGAGGAATTGGACCAACTTATCAAGATAAAGCATCAAGATTAGGGATTAGAATCGCAGATATTGAAGAGACAAATTTTAAAGAAACATTTAAAGAAATTTTTGAATATGAAATGAAATTTTTGAAAAATATGTTTAATGTTGAATCAATTAGTTTTGAAGAAACATTTGCTCAACTAATGAATGATTATAAAGTAATTAAGAGTTTTATCACGGATACTGGAATATTTGTTGAAAGAGCAATTAAAGAAGGCAAAAAAGTATTATTTGAAGGTGCTCAAGGTGCACTTTTAGATATTGATCATGGTACATATCCATATGTAACAAGTTCAAACACTTCTGCAAATAATGCTTCAACAGGAACAGGAATTTCTCATAAATTAATTAAAAATACTCTTGGTGTAGTTAAAGCTTATTCAACAAGAGTTGGTGCTGGTGCTTTTCCAACTGAGCTTGTAAATAATGTAGGTGATGGAATTAGAGAAAGAGGACATGAATATGGATCAAATACAAAAAGACCTAGAAGAGTTGGTTGAATTGATTTGGTTGCATTAAGACATGCAATTAGAACTTCGGGTCTTGATTATTTATTCATAACTTTATTAGATGTTTTATCAGGTATGGATGAAATTATGATTTGTGAAAGATATATTTTAGATAATAAAGAAATTGATTTTATGCCACCAACAAGCTCTAAACATGAAAAATGTGAAGCTAAATATATTACAATGCCAGGTTGAAAACAAGATATAACAAGTGTCAAATCTTTTACTGAATTACCTATAAATGCTCAAGCATATTTAAATAAAATAGCTGAATTATGCGAAATTGAAATATCAGGTTTTTCAGTTGGACCAGATAGACTTCAAACAGTAATTATGAAAGAAATAATGTAATCATTAAACAAGGTGTAAAAATGATAAATAGATATACAGTTAAAAAAATAGAAGATATTTGAAATGATGAAAATAAATTAAATATTTGATTAGATGTAGAGAAAAAAGTCAGTTATGCTTGAATGAAAATGGGTATAGTATCACAAGATGAATATAATTTAATAAGTCAAAATGCATCAATTAATATTCAAAGAATGTTAGAAATCGAAAAAGAAACGCGTCATGATGTTGTTGCATTTACAAGAGCTATTTCTGAAACTTTAGGTAAAGAGAAAAAATGAATTCATTTAGGATTAACTTCAACTGATGTTGTTGACACAGCTCAAAATAAGTTAATTCAATTATCAAATAGAATAGTTGTTGCATCATTAGTAGAATTAAAAGCCGTTTTAAAAGATAAAGCTTTAAAATACAAAAATACTTTAACTATGGGAAGATCACATGGCATTTATGGTGAACCAACATCTTTGGGCTTAAAATTTTTGTTGTGATTTGATGAATTAAATAGACAACTTGAAAGATTTTATTTAGCAAGAAAACAAATTGAAGTAGCAAAAATATCAGGCTCAATGGGAAATTATGCAAACATGGAGTTTGAAATTGAGGAAATAGTTGCAAATGAAATGGGATTGGGAATTGATAATATATCAACTCAAGTAACACAAAGAGATAGACATGCGTTCCTTATCAGTGTGTTTGCTAATATTGCCTCTACTTTGGAAAAAATAGCAACTGAAATAAGATTATTTCAAAGAAGTGAAGTACAAGAATGACATGAAGGATTTAAACCCAATCAAAAAGGTTCAAGTTCAATGCCACATAAAAAAAATCCTATTAGTTCTGAAAATATAACAGGACTTTCAAGGTATTTGCGTTCATTCACAAACGTTGCTTTTGAAAACAATGTGTTATGACATGAGAGAGACATTTCACATAGTTCAAATGAAAGAATCATTTTAAGTGATATTTATAATGTTTTAGTTTATTCACTAAATAGATTGAAAGAAACATTAGAAGAGTTAGTAATTGATGAAGAAAAAATGTTAGAACACATAAATAGTCAATTTAATGTTTTTTATAGTCAGCCAATGCTAAATTACATTTTAATTAATTGTGATGAATCAAGAGAAGAAGTTTACGACTTTATTCAAAAATGCACATTTGAAACAATGAATTCAAAAGTTGATTTTAAAGAGAGTTTAATTAGAAACGGATTAAATAAATATGTAAAAGATATGAGTAAAATTGAAGAAATTTTTAACATAAATTACTTTATTAGAAATGTTGACAAGATTTATTCAAGAACTTTAAAAAAATAATTGATATTATAAGAACAAAAGGGGAAATATTTAAATGCTTTCAAGAAAAGAAAATGTGCATATTTTTGGGTTAACACAAGGGATTGAATTAGCTCAAGAGATATGTGATATATTAGGTGTAAAAAGAAAAGAAGTAAAAACATTAAAATTTGCTGATGGTGAAATCTTAATTGAATCTTTAGATTCAGTGAGAGGAAAAGAAATTTATGTGATTCAATCAACTTCAACTCCAGTTAATGATAGCATCATGGAATTGCTTATTGCAATTGATGCTTTTAAACGTGGAAGTGCTGAAAAAATTAATGTCGTTATTCCTTATTATGGTTATGCTAGACAAGACCGTAAGGCAAAGGGAAGACAACCAATTACATCAAAGCTTGTTGCTGATTTATTAACAAAAGCAGGTGCAGATAGAGTAATGACAGTTGACATTCACTCACCGCAATCAATGGGATTCTTTGATGTTCCAATGGATAATTTCTATACAGCTCAAACATTAGCTAGTCAAATAATTGACACTATTGAAGCAAAAGGATGAGATCCAAATGAGTGTATATTAGTTTCACCAGATTATGGGGGAATGACAAGAGTTCATAAAGTTGAGTCATATACTTGTGGTTTAACAAATGGTATTGCAGTTATTGGTAAAAGAAGACCAGAACCCAACAAAGCAGAGGTGGAATTTGTTCTTGGAGATATTAAGGAAAAGCACTGTTTTATTATCGATGATATGATTGATACAGGTGGAACTATTATCAACGCTGCTAAGGCACTTAAAGAACAAGGCGCTAAAGATGTTCATATTTTTGCATGTCATGGTTTATTTAATGGACCAGCAAAAGAAAGAATGGTTTCTGCAATTAGTGAAGAAGTTGTGCAAGAAGTTGTAGTAACAAATACAATTCAAATAGCTGAAGAGAAAAAGTTTAAAGGATTAAAGATAATTTCAGTTGCCCCTTTATTAGCAGAAATGATTGATTCTTCAATTAGTCATGAATCATTAACAGAAGTTTACAATAATAAAAAGCAACAGATTTGAGATAGAGCTCAAACAATTATTAAAAAATTTAGCAAGTAAAGAGGAAAACAATGAAGTTAATAGTAGGACTAGGAAATTATGGTTTGCAATATGAAATAACAAGGCATAATGCAGGGTGAATAGCACTTGATCAATTAATAAACAAATATGGTTTTATTCAACAAAGAACTGAACTTAATTCAATTATTTATTTTTCTACTGTAAACAACGAAAAAGTTTTATTTGTTAAACCTCAGACTTATATGAATAATTCAGGAATAGCTGTTCAAGCAATTATGCATTATTATAAAATAGGGATTAAGGATTTAATTATTTTGCATGATGAGAAGGATTTCCCTGTAGGTAAAAATCAATTTAAAAAAAGTGGTTCTGCAGGAGGACATAATGGAATCAAATCAATTATTCAATACTTGGGAACACAAGAATTCAATAGATACAGAATAGGTATTGGTCAACCTGAACAAGGATGAAAAATAGTAGACTGAGTTCTTTCAAAATTTAGACCTGAAGAATTTGAAAATATTATTATGTCTACAAATGAAGTTTCAAATTTTGTAAATGATTGAACACTTGATATGTCATTTTCAAATATAATGAACAAATACAATAAATAAAAATGTATTAAAATGGGAATCAACTCATGTTTAATACATTTTTTTACTTTTCAAAAATAAAGGTTAAAGTTTTTAGGTTTAATTGTTTTAAATTATTGTAGTTCACAATGTGATGAATATTTTTAAATTCCAAGTCTTCAAGAATTTTTGTAAATTCTTCAACACCATATCATCATAATGTAAAATGTTGATTTTCATTTTGCTCATTTAACTTATATTCTATTTCCGAATAGGTTTTCTGCTCCAATCAATTTATTGAAATCGCTTTATTTTTGATTTGAATAATTTCGGAATTAGATGTTTTAAAATTAAATTCATGAATTTTGCCAGCACTAAAACTTGTTGGAAAAATTAGATCAATATAAATTCTTCCATTTTCAGTTAAGTGAAGCTTGAAATTTTTTAAAATCTTAAATATATCTTTTCGGTTTAATAAACAAAAACTTCCATTAGGCATAATAATTGTTTCAAATTTTTTATTTACTTCAAAGCTAGAAAGATCGGCTTCAAGATATTCAGATTCCATATTATATTTGATAAGATTATTTTTATATAAACTTAACATCTCCTTAGAATTGTCTATTGCAAAAACTTCAATCCCTCTTCTTAAAAGTGGTATAGCCATTCTTCCATTTCCGACTCCTGCTTCAAGCACTAATCCATCTCGTGGCATTAACTCCTTAATGTAAAAATCTATATCACCATCAATGCTTGTACCTGGGGGTTTTGACTCATCATAAACTGTTGAAGACAAACTCCCATAATAATTTTTACTTTTTTCCATAAATAAATTATAGATAAACAAAAATAAAAAGTAA
This window of the Mesoplasma chauliocola genome carries:
- a CDS encoding class I SAM-dependent methyltransferase — translated: MEKSKNYYGSLSSTVYDESKPPGTSIDGDIDFYIKELMPRDGLVLEAGVGNGRMAIPLLRRGIEVFAIDNSKEMLSLYKNNLIKYNMESEYLEADLSSFEVNKKFETIIMPNGSFCLLNRKDIFKILKNFKLHLTENGRIYIDLIFPTSFSAGKIHEFNFKTSNSEIIQIKNKAISINWLEQKTYSEIEYKLNEQNENQHFTLWWYGVEEFTKILEDLEFKNIHHIVNYNNLKQLNLKTLTFIFEK
- the pth gene encoding aminoacyl-tRNA hydrolase — encoded protein: MKLIVGLGNYGLQYEITRHNAGWIALDQLINKYGFIQQRTELNSIIYFSTVNNEKVLFVKPQTYMNNSGIAVQAIMHYYKIGIKDLIILHDEKDFPVGKNQFKKSGSAGGHNGIKSIIQYLGTQEFNRYRIGIGQPEQGWKIVDWVLSKFRPEEFENIIMSTNEVSNFVNDWTLDMSFSNIMNKYNK
- a CDS encoding adenylosuccinate synthase → MKEINSLVVVGAQWGDEGKGKMTDYFAQKADVVVRFAGGDNAGHIINFNGQKHKVTIIPSGIFNPNVTSVIGNGCVVNLKNLVTELNTIKASGVELGKLLISDRAQLIMPYHILIDGAQEEARGARKIGTTKRGIGPTYQDKASRLGIRIADIEETNFKETFKEIFEYEMKFLKNMFNVESISFEETFAQLMNDYKVIKSFITDTGIFVERAIKEGKKVLFEGAQGALLDIDHGTYPYVTSSNTSANNASTGTGISHKLIKNTLGVVKAYSTRVGAGAFPTELVNNVGDGIRERGHEYGSNTKRPRRVGWIDLVALRHAIRTSGLDYLFITLLDVLSGMDEIMICERYILDNKEIDFMPPTSSKHEKCEAKYITMPGWKQDITSVKSFTELPINAQAYLNKIAELCEIEISGFSVGPDRLQTVIMKEIM
- a CDS encoding ribose-phosphate diphosphokinase, producing the protein MLSRKENVHIFGLTQGIELAQEICDILGVKRKEVKTLKFADGEILIESLDSVRGKEIYVIQSTSTPVNDSIMELLIAIDAFKRGSAEKINVVIPYYGYARQDRKAKGRQPITSKLVADLLTKAGADRVMTVDIHSPQSMGFFDVPMDNFYTAQTLASQIIDTIEAKGWDPNECILVSPDYGGMTRVHKVESYTCGLTNGIAVIGKRRPEPNKAEVEFVLGDIKEKHCFIIDDMIDTGGTIINAAKALKEQGAKDVHIFACHGLFNGPAKERMVSAISEEVVQEVVVTNTIQIAEEKKFKGLKIISVAPLLAEMIDSSISHESLTEVYNNKKQQIWDRAQTIIKKFSK
- the purB gene encoding adenylosuccinate lyase, producing MINRYTVKKIEDIWNDENKLNIWLDVEKKVSYAWMKMGIVSQDEYNLISQNASINIQRMLEIEKETRHDVVAFTRAISETLGKEKKWIHLGLTSTDVVDTAQNKLIQLSNRIVVASLVELKAVLKDKALKYKNTLTMGRSHGIYGEPTSLGLKFLLWFDELNRQLERFYLARKQIEVAKISGSMGNYANMEFEIEEIVANEMGLGIDNISTQVTQRDRHAFLISVFANIASTLEKIATEIRLFQRSEVQEWHEGFKPNQKGSSSMPHKKNPISSENITGLSRYLRSFTNVAFENNVLWHERDISHSSNERIILSDIYNVLVYSLNRLKETLEELVIDEEKMLEHINSQFNVFYSQPMLNYILINCDESREEVYDFIQKCTFETMNSKVDFKESLIRNGLNKYVKDMSKIEEIFNINYFIRNVDKIYSRTLKK